One genomic window of Luteitalea pratensis includes the following:
- a CDS encoding FAD-dependent oxidoreductase: MSLSRRTLLELAALGVPFAGTTPRLLSEAPARDAERSADLVIIGGGLGGCAAALAACRAGLRVVCTEATDWIGGQVTSQAVPPDEHPWIESFGCTRSYREFRDGVRAYYSRHYPLTTTARNTARLNPGNGSVSRLCHEPRVALAVLHELLAPFVSGGQLRLLLEHAPVAADLAGDRVRVVTVSHLHTGRETVLAAPYFIDATDLGDLLPLTKTEFVIGAESQKDTGEPRAPAVAQPLNQQAFTWCFAVDHLAGEDHTIEKPTDYDFWRDYVPQMHPPWPGRLLSWAMSDPITLATRRLSFDPDGAGGEGLNLFVYRRIADPANFLEGRYASGISLVNWPQNDYWLGPLLGVDTGVAATHRARGKDLSLSLLYWMQTEAPRPDGGAGWKGLRLRDDVVGTADGLAKAVYVRESRRIKAEVTVTELHVGTDARVAATGVPRADVTAASFPDSVGIGSYRIDLHPSTSGVNYVDISSLPFQIPLGALIPQRVENLIPACKNIGTTHLTNGCYRLHPVEWNIGEAAGLLVAQALAVREPPRRIRSDPKALAAFQDVLRRNGLELEWPKLRPL, encoded by the coding sequence GCTGAACGATCAGCGGACCTGGTCATCATCGGCGGCGGGCTCGGCGGATGCGCCGCGGCCCTCGCGGCCTGCCGAGCAGGGCTGCGCGTCGTCTGCACGGAAGCGACCGACTGGATCGGTGGACAAGTCACCTCGCAGGCCGTCCCGCCCGACGAGCACCCGTGGATCGAGAGTTTCGGGTGCACGCGCAGCTATCGTGAGTTCCGCGACGGCGTGCGCGCGTACTACTCGCGGCACTACCCGCTGACGACGACGGCGCGCAACACGGCCCGGCTCAACCCAGGGAACGGGAGCGTGTCGCGGCTCTGTCACGAGCCGCGCGTCGCCCTCGCCGTACTGCACGAGCTGCTGGCCCCGTTCGTCAGCGGTGGACAGCTACGCCTGCTTCTCGAGCACGCGCCCGTCGCCGCCGACCTCGCTGGCGATCGCGTGCGGGTCGTGACGGTCAGTCATCTCCACACGGGACGCGAAACCGTCCTTGCCGCACCGTATTTCATCGATGCGACAGACCTGGGTGACCTGCTACCGCTGACGAAGACCGAGTTTGTCATCGGCGCCGAATCGCAGAAAGACACGGGCGAGCCGCGCGCCCCGGCCGTCGCGCAGCCGCTCAACCAGCAGGCGTTCACATGGTGTTTCGCCGTGGACCACCTGGCGGGCGAGGACCACACGATCGAGAAGCCCACCGATTACGACTTCTGGCGCGACTACGTGCCGCAGATGCACCCGCCCTGGCCGGGCAGGCTTCTCAGCTGGGCCATGAGTGATCCGATCACGCTCGCGACGAGAAGGTTGTCGTTCGACCCGGACGGCGCCGGCGGCGAAGGGCTGAACCTGTTCGTGTACCGCCGGATCGCCGATCCGGCCAACTTCCTCGAAGGTAGGTATGCAAGCGGCATCTCGCTGGTCAACTGGCCCCAGAACGACTACTGGCTGGGTCCACTGCTCGGAGTCGACACTGGCGTCGCCGCAACCCATCGCGCACGCGGGAAGGACCTGAGCCTCTCGCTGCTGTACTGGATGCAGACCGAGGCGCCGCGACCCGATGGGGGTGCCGGGTGGAAGGGCCTGCGCCTGCGCGACGATGTCGTCGGCACGGCGGACGGGTTGGCCAAGGCCGTGTACGTTCGCGAGTCGCGGCGGATCAAGGCCGAGGTGACGGTGACGGAACTGCACGTGGGGACCGACGCGCGTGTCGCGGCGACTGGCGTCCCGCGCGCGGATGTCACCGCCGCATCCTTCCCGGACTCGGTCGGCATCGGGTCGTACCGGATCGATCTCCATCCGAGCACGAGCGGTGTCAACTACGTGGACATCAGCTCGCTGCCATTCCAGATCCCGCTCGGCGCGCTCATCCCGCAGCGGGTTGAGAATCTCATTCCCGCCTGCAAGAACATCGGCACGACGCACCTGACCAACGGGTGTTACCGGCTGCATCCCGTGGAATGGAACATCGGCGAAGCCGCCGGGCTGCTCGTGGCGCAGGCGCTCGCCGTCCGCGAGCCGCCCAGGCGGATTCGATCGGACCCCAAGGCGCTGGCGGCCTTCCAGGATGTGCTTCGACGCAACGGCCTCGAGCTCGAATGGCCGAAGCTCAGGCCCCTGTAA
- a CDS encoding toll/interleukin-1 receptor domain-containing protein, whose product MSPGDRLVHVFISYAHEDRKWCTRLRDQLGALVNLGHIHLFDDGEIGAGEKWDDRIRQELEAADIIVLIVSDKFMASKYSTTIELQHAVEGHASRSVCVIPVVADHVDTDALPFHDLQFFPLDENRDLKPLAEWKEEVSRPLADVARSVRKEAERIKGTAATAAEQPARVRPPRPRQPRPAWRAPSIIGGAVLIVVAAFLLWRSQLVAPMSEPPSVAAPSSATPTSAPTRDAGAENTTRPTTEPERPASQTGAGTGTRAKKRVEPVAKSDPAREQPSVAPDQPAGGASAQPAAPQTPPSAPPPSPPDPENVRRQLFARASAVVECVQGNQDEASARRILRILHTMPTSETTRGIMADLKNAWPGGTEKEHRAITSDINCIPKRP is encoded by the coding sequence ATGTCACCTGGTGATCGCCTCGTCCACGTCTTCATCTCTTACGCGCACGAGGACCGCAAGTGGTGCACCCGGCTGCGTGACCAACTCGGTGCTCTGGTGAATCTCGGACACATCCATCTGTTCGACGATGGCGAAATCGGCGCGGGCGAGAAGTGGGACGACCGCATCCGCCAGGAGCTCGAGGCGGCCGACATCATCGTCCTCATCGTCTCAGACAAGTTCATGGCGTCGAAGTACTCGACGACAATCGAATTGCAGCATGCGGTCGAAGGGCATGCGTCGCGGTCAGTCTGTGTGATTCCAGTGGTTGCCGACCACGTAGACACCGACGCGTTGCCCTTTCACGACCTGCAGTTCTTTCCGCTCGATGAGAACCGCGACCTGAAGCCGCTCGCCGAATGGAAGGAAGAGGTCTCCCGTCCATTGGCGGACGTCGCGCGAAGCGTCCGCAAGGAGGCGGAGCGGATCAAGGGCACGGCGGCGACGGCAGCAGAGCAGCCAGCGCGTGTCCGTCCGCCGCGGCCGCGCCAACCCCGGCCGGCGTGGCGCGCGCCCTCGATCATTGGCGGCGCCGTGCTGATTGTCGTCGCCGCGTTCCTGTTGTGGAGGTCGCAGCTGGTCGCTCCCATGTCGGAGCCGCCATCGGTTGCTGCCCCTTCGTCGGCTACGCCCACAAGCGCGCCCACGCGCGACGCCGGCGCGGAGAACACCACCCGCCCCACGACCGAGCCGGAGCGACCTGCGTCGCAGACGGGCGCTGGCACCGGGACCAGAGCGAAGAAACGCGTCGAGCCGGTGGCGAAATCTGATCCGGCGAGAGAGCAACCGTCCGTTGCTCCGGATCAGCCGGCCGGAGGCGCGAGCGCACAACCGGCCGCGCCTCAGACGCCGCCGTCCGCGCCCCCGCCGTCACCGCCCGATCCGGAGAACGTTCGCCGGCAGCTCTTCGCTCGCGCCTCGGCGGTCGTCGAATGTGTTCAAGGGAATCAGGACGAAGCTTCCGCGCGGCGCATCCTCAGAATTCTGCACACCATGCCAACCTCCGAGACGACAAGGGGGATCATGGCGGACCTCAAGAACGCCTGGCCCGGTGGAACGGAGAAAGAACACCGCGCCATTACGAGCGACATCAACTGCATCCCGAAACGACCATGA
- a CDS encoding VOC family protein produces MAADWTVRGRACRSATRLASMRIGRNNEEGIVATTQDALQISAIVPSFTVDDLQKSMTFYEALGFSVEERWEDNGTLLGVMLRAGKSQIGLSQDDWKKGRDRKKGIGMRVFMSTTQNVDEIATRARSAGITLKSEPHDTEWKTRAFEVVDPSGFVWTIGSEMPA; encoded by the coding sequence GTGGCGGCGGACTGGACTGTACGCGGCCGCGCTTGCAGATCCGCGACGCGGCTGGCTAGCATGCGAATTGGACGGAACAACGAGGAGGGTATCGTGGCGACAACGCAAGACGCTCTGCAGATCAGCGCGATCGTTCCCAGCTTCACCGTCGATGATTTGCAGAAGAGCATGACCTTTTACGAAGCGCTCGGCTTCTCGGTCGAGGAGCGGTGGGAAGACAACGGGACGCTTCTCGGCGTGATGCTGCGTGCCGGCAAGAGCCAGATCGGCCTGAGCCAGGACGATTGGAAGAAGGGGCGCGACCGGAAGAAGGGCATCGGCATGCGCGTGTTCATGTCGACGACACAGAACGTCGACGAGATTGCGACGCGAGCCAGGAGCGCCGGCATCACGCTCAAATCGGAGCCGCACGACACCGAGTGGAAGACCCGCGCGTTCGAGGTCGTCGATCCGAGCGGTTTCGTGTGGACCATCGGCTCTGAAATGCCGGCATGA
- a CDS encoding cyclase family protein: MKRLLIVSIAATLCAGVVEPVAAQGWNPPSDAQRCPSKWGAGDTRGSANHVKPATVLAAMRLVKTGQIIELGRVLEGTMPVFGTRRFDLHTKRTVINPGRNRRGTNEELVISEIGQVGTQFDAFPHQMIGGSFYNCVPIEGNESRTGFGTLGVEGVGALVARGVLIDVAALKGVPVLPDNYEITPQDLEQALARQKLTLEPGDAILIHTGWGTLWNVDNARYVKTCPGIGIAAAEWLSRQDPLLIGADNWPVEVGPNPDPDLSLPVHQVLLVVHGIHTLENLKLDVLAAERVQEFAFVVQPLKIKGGTGSTVAPIAIR; this comes from the coding sequence ATGAAGCGGCTCCTGATTGTGTCGATCGCGGCGACGCTGTGCGCCGGCGTCGTTGAACCTGTCGCCGCCCAGGGCTGGAACCCCCCGAGCGACGCCCAGCGGTGCCCGTCCAAGTGGGGCGCCGGCGACACGCGAGGCTCGGCCAACCACGTGAAGCCGGCAACAGTACTGGCAGCGATGCGGCTCGTGAAGACCGGCCAGATCATCGAGCTCGGGCGCGTGCTCGAAGGCACCATGCCGGTCTTCGGCACGCGGCGCTTCGACCTCCACACCAAGCGCACCGTCATCAACCCTGGGCGCAACCGCCGCGGCACCAACGAGGAGCTCGTGATCTCCGAGATCGGCCAGGTCGGGACACAGTTCGATGCGTTCCCGCACCAGATGATCGGCGGCAGCTTCTACAACTGCGTGCCGATCGAGGGCAACGAGTCACGCACGGGGTTCGGCACCCTGGGCGTCGAGGGCGTCGGCGCGCTCGTCGCCCGCGGCGTGCTGATCGACGTCGCTGCCCTGAAGGGCGTGCCGGTCCTCCCGGACAACTACGAGATCACGCCGCAGGACCTGGAGCAGGCGCTGGCACGCCAGAAGCTGACGCTCGAGCCGGGCGATGCCATCCTGATCCACACCGGCTGGGGCACGCTCTGGAACGTGGACAACGCGCGCTACGTGAAGACCTGCCCGGGCATCGGCATCGCTGCGGCAGAGTGGCTGTCCAGGCAGGATCCGCTGCTCATCGGCGCCGACAACTGGCCGGTCGAGGTCGGGCCCAATCCCGATCCGGATCTCTCACTGCCGGTCCATCAGGTGCTCCTGGTGGTTCACGGCATCCACACGCTCGAAAATCTGAAGCTCGATGTCCTTGCAGCCGAGCGCGTGCAGGAATTCGCCTTCGTCGTGCAGCCGCTCAAGATCAAGGGCGGGACGGGATCGACGGTCGCGCCGATCGCGATCCGCTGA
- a CDS encoding DUF3011 domain-containing protein: MSSPLALLLLLVVLATPVAAQDTQDDPTASQKAAVPQVVPVIVSCASKPGERTQCAADTSSGVVLLRSTGEAPCLLGKTWGYDQGSVWVSDGCSADFSTGIIVVEPATTKPKPLSHIPNVGFLLVAGDKGEMYLRLFSYGRYLNQRNLDASYVDAFGNTKTVQRRQDVQLQKFFAPFSGWFLTPKMRYYLYVWSSNPSQGDPAQVVGAGNLTWSFNRFVSVGVGITSLPTVRSTEGQFPYWLGVDDRLIADEFFRGSYTSGVWLKGELHTKLKYMAMFANNLSTLGVSASQLDNRMDTQSFSLQWLPTTGEFGLWNGFGDYDAHQKVATRIGVHYSHSLEEKQSQPGTEGIENSQIRLTDGSVIFTPDLFGPGITVNEVDYRMASVDAGVKYKGMAVEGEYYWRWLSNFTGLNTGSIADIKDTGYQLQTSAMVVPKTLQLYVGASQVFGNYGDPWEVRVGQNWYLMKERGIRLNGEWMYVEGSPVGYTAYPYPVGARGQVFHINLELNF, from the coding sequence ATGAGCTCACCGCTCGCTCTCCTGCTTCTTCTTGTCGTTCTCGCGACGCCTGTGGCAGCACAGGATACGCAGGACGACCCGACGGCCAGCCAGAAGGCCGCAGTGCCGCAGGTCGTTCCGGTGATCGTTTCGTGCGCGTCGAAGCCGGGTGAACGTACGCAATGCGCGGCGGACACATCGTCGGGCGTCGTGCTGCTGCGATCGACTGGTGAGGCGCCGTGTCTGCTCGGGAAGACGTGGGGCTACGATCAGGGCAGCGTCTGGGTGTCGGACGGCTGCAGCGCCGACTTCAGCACCGGAATCATCGTCGTCGAGCCGGCGACGACGAAACCCAAGCCGCTCTCGCACATTCCCAACGTCGGCTTCCTGCTGGTCGCCGGCGACAAGGGCGAGATGTATTTGCGCCTGTTCAGCTATGGCCGTTACCTGAACCAGCGGAACCTGGACGCGTCCTACGTCGACGCCTTCGGCAACACGAAGACCGTGCAGCGGCGCCAGGACGTTCAGTTGCAGAAGTTCTTTGCGCCGTTCTCGGGCTGGTTCCTCACGCCGAAGATGCGCTACTACCTCTACGTCTGGTCGTCGAACCCCTCGCAGGGTGATCCAGCCCAGGTCGTGGGTGCGGGCAACCTCACCTGGAGCTTCAACCGGTTCGTGAGCGTGGGTGTCGGCATCACGTCGCTGCCGACCGTGCGAAGCACGGAGGGGCAGTTTCCGTACTGGCTCGGCGTGGACGATCGCCTGATTGCCGACGAGTTCTTTCGGGGGTCGTACACCTCCGGGGTCTGGCTCAAGGGCGAGTTGCACACGAAGCTCAAGTACATGGCGATGTTTGCCAACAACCTGAGCACCCTCGGCGTGAGCGCGTCGCAACTCGACAACAGGATGGACACGCAGTCCTTCTCCCTCCAGTGGTTGCCGACGACCGGCGAATTCGGCCTCTGGAACGGGTTCGGCGACTACGACGCTCACCAGAAGGTCGCGACGCGGATCGGCGTGCACTACTCGCACAGCCTCGAGGAAAAGCAGAGCCAGCCGGGAACGGAAGGCATCGAGAACAGCCAGATCCGCCTCACGGACGGGAGCGTCATCTTCACGCCGGACCTGTTTGGACCCGGTATTACCGTCAACGAGGTGGACTACCGCATGGCGAGCGTCGATGCGGGCGTCAAGTACAAGGGCATGGCGGTCGAGGGCGAGTACTACTGGCGCTGGTTGAGCAATTTCACCGGCCTCAACACCGGCAGCATTGCCGACATCAAGGACACGGGCTACCAGTTGCAGACGTCGGCGATGGTCGTCCCCAAGACTCTTCAGTTGTACGTCGGCGCCTCACAGGTGTTCGGCAACTACGGCGACCCGTGGGAAGTGCGAGTCGGACAGAACTGGTACCTGATGAAGGAGCGCGGGATTCGTCTCAACGGCGAATGGATGTACGTGGAAGGATCCCCCGTCGGATACACCGCTTATCCCTACCCCGTCGGCGCCAGGGGCCAGGTGTTCCACATCAACCTCGAGTTGAACTTCTGA
- a CDS encoding TonB-dependent receptor domain-containing protein, with amino-acid sequence MIFASSERRVLVDLVIGLVLMTSAAATAAGQVLYGSVVGTLSDATGAVVPGSTVTVTNQATGLTRQVVSDQSGYYSIPNLLEGVYDLAVTSGGFKPYTQKGVTVSVNRVTRIDATLDLGAVTEQVSVEATSALLQTNKADVSTSLDTRAMENLPLAGYRNYQSLINLVPGATPARFQNAVTDTPGRALSTNVNGQERGANNTRVDGSAAVLVTMPHHAVYVAPIESVQEVNISTNNFDAEQGITGGAAVTVITKSGTNFFRGTAFTTFDSTAMRAFTWDENRAGASEKPEGKRSISGISLGGPIEKSKLFFFTNWEGTFERTGFSSSFAVPTADFRSGNFSRTLGAPILSASGAPILVPTTEGGTTALREGMIFDPFSGNLDGTGRSVFSSGGQVNVIPQGRLNAPMMKLLALVPLPNRPGDTQNYFNAGVQPLNRNNIDAKVNWNRNERHQTFFKYSMMKAEVSGEFGLGDAGGPCLCSGGGLGTGSTLVQIASIGQTYTVSPTFLIDGNFGWTRFGQDVEPPDLGVNFGSDVLGIPGTNGPDPRESGMPPMYISGYSDLGNNEGWNPLYRNDQSYTANVNASWAKNTHDIRFGFDFVHHLMNHWQPELGEGPRGAFHFDPGVTALNPDALDGSVGFQDGAPSFENDWNGLAAFLLGTASASGKSSQFIKMNSFENQFAFFIRDRWRATNQLTVDLGLRWELYPNRWRSGGMGIESYDPATNEALIGGRGDVPQDNGVGYSKKLFAPRVGLAYRIGEKAVIRTGYGITYHSHPWGAQALRGWYPLTLVAAFSGINGFQPVTTDRAYVAAGVPNAPLGPDVGIPSICCPDIDAGRIPLPGVAETGYPRANTELHRGYIQSWNLIGERTLPGEITASIGYVGSASERGFAFLDINASQIPGSGDEGRPLFPEFGRTTPTREWDGRTHSIYHALQATLNRRFRDGLLLKGAYTWSKAIDEAPYSDWTEYRYNAAIVFDRNRARADHDIPHNFQMAAVYELPFGREKRWATEGLSSAIFGGWQLNGIFAAYAGRPFNLTASGSSLNMPGNQQTPDQVKDDVEIFGNVGSDGTYFDTTAFARVTEVRFGEVGRNSMRGPGVINLDLGLFRSFKIRTSELQFRLEAFNATNTPHFANPNGNVNSANFGRVLATQSADAMGRSRQFRVGVRMSF; translated from the coding sequence GTGATATTCGCAAGTAGCGAGCGCCGGGTACTCGTCGACCTGGTCATCGGCCTCGTGCTCATGACCTCTGCGGCCGCGACCGCTGCCGGGCAAGTGTTGTATGGGTCGGTCGTCGGTACCCTCAGTGATGCCACGGGGGCGGTCGTTCCGGGCTCGACCGTCACGGTCACAAATCAGGCAACCGGCCTGACGCGGCAGGTCGTGAGCGATCAAAGCGGCTACTATTCCATCCCCAACCTGCTCGAAGGCGTGTACGACCTCGCTGTGACCTCCGGCGGGTTCAAGCCGTACACGCAGAAGGGCGTCACCGTTTCCGTCAACCGCGTCACCCGCATCGATGCCACCCTCGACCTGGGCGCGGTGACCGAACAGGTCAGCGTGGAAGCCACCAGCGCGCTCCTGCAGACGAACAAGGCTGATGTCAGCACGAGTCTGGACACGCGAGCGATGGAGAACCTGCCGCTGGCCGGGTACCGCAACTATCAGTCGCTCATCAACCTGGTGCCCGGCGCGACACCGGCGCGATTCCAGAACGCCGTCACCGACACGCCGGGGCGCGCCCTGTCAACCAACGTCAACGGCCAGGAGCGCGGCGCCAACAATACGCGCGTGGACGGATCTGCCGCCGTCCTGGTCACGATGCCGCACCACGCGGTCTACGTCGCCCCGATCGAGAGCGTGCAGGAAGTCAATATCTCGACCAACAATTTCGACGCCGAGCAGGGGATCACCGGCGGCGCCGCGGTGACCGTCATCACCAAGTCAGGGACGAACTTCTTCCGCGGAACGGCATTCACGACCTTCGACAGCACTGCAATGCGTGCGTTCACGTGGGACGAGAACCGCGCCGGGGCCAGTGAAAAGCCCGAAGGAAAGCGAAGCATCAGCGGCATCAGTCTCGGTGGCCCGATCGAGAAGAGCAAGTTGTTCTTCTTTACCAACTGGGAAGGCACCTTCGAGCGGACGGGCTTCTCGAGCAGCTTCGCGGTGCCGACTGCCGACTTCAGGAGCGGCAATTTCAGCCGCACGCTCGGCGCGCCGATTCTGAGCGCGTCCGGTGCGCCGATCCTGGTTCCCACCACCGAGGGAGGCACGACGGCCCTCAGAGAAGGCATGATTTTCGATCCGTTCAGCGGCAATCTGGACGGGACGGGCCGATCGGTGTTTTCGAGCGGCGGCCAGGTCAACGTCATCCCGCAAGGCCGCCTGAACGCGCCGATGATGAAGCTGCTGGCCCTCGTTCCTCTTCCGAATCGACCGGGCGACACGCAGAACTACTTCAATGCCGGCGTGCAGCCGCTGAACCGCAACAACATCGACGCCAAGGTGAACTGGAACCGCAACGAGCGGCACCAGACGTTCTTCAAGTACAGCATGATGAAGGCCGAGGTCAGCGGCGAGTTCGGCCTCGGCGATGCCGGAGGGCCGTGTTTGTGTAGCGGCGGCGGCCTCGGCACCGGCTCCACATTGGTGCAGATCGCCAGTATCGGACAGACATATACCGTCTCGCCGACGTTCCTGATCGACGGCAACTTCGGCTGGACGCGTTTCGGCCAGGACGTGGAACCGCCCGACCTCGGCGTCAACTTCGGGTCCGACGTCCTCGGCATCCCGGGCACGAACGGTCCCGATCCGCGCGAAAGCGGCATGCCGCCGATGTACATCTCCGGCTACTCCGACCTGGGAAACAACGAGGGCTGGAACCCGCTCTACCGGAACGACCAGTCATATACCGCCAACGTCAACGCGAGCTGGGCGAAGAACACGCACGACATCCGGTTCGGTTTCGACTTCGTGCATCACCTGATGAACCACTGGCAGCCGGAGCTCGGCGAGGGTCCACGCGGCGCCTTCCATTTTGATCCTGGCGTGACGGCCCTGAATCCCGACGCGCTGGACGGCAGCGTGGGATTCCAGGATGGTGCGCCCTCGTTCGAGAACGACTGGAATGGCCTGGCGGCATTCCTGCTCGGCACGGCGTCCGCGTCGGGCAAGAGCAGCCAGTTCATCAAGATGAACAGCTTCGAGAACCAGTTCGCGTTCTTCATCCGCGATCGCTGGCGTGCCACGAACCAGCTGACGGTCGACCTGGGATTGCGATGGGAGCTCTACCCCAATCGCTGGCGCTCGGGCGGCATGGGGATTGAGTCGTACGACCCGGCCACGAATGAGGCGTTGATTGGCGGCAGGGGCGACGTGCCGCAGGACAACGGCGTGGGGTACAGCAAGAAACTCTTCGCTCCACGTGTCGGCCTTGCCTATCGCATCGGTGAAAAGGCGGTCATCCGCACTGGCTACGGCATCACGTACCACTCGCATCCGTGGGGCGCGCAGGCGCTGCGCGGGTGGTATCCGCTGACCCTGGTGGCGGCCTTCTCGGGCATCAACGGCTTCCAACCAGTCACCACCGACCGCGCCTACGTGGCCGCAGGCGTTCCCAACGCGCCGCTCGGTCCTGACGTCGGCATCCCGTCGATCTGCTGTCCCGATATCGACGCCGGCCGCATACCTCTGCCAGGCGTGGCGGAAACGGGCTATCCGCGTGCGAACACGGAGTTGCACCGCGGCTACATCCAGTCGTGGAACCTGATCGGCGAACGCACGTTGCCGGGCGAAATCACCGCATCGATCGGATACGTGGGGTCGGCTTCGGAGCGCGGCTTCGCGTTCCTCGATATCAACGCGTCGCAGATCCCGGGGTCGGGCGACGAAGGGCGCCCGCTCTTCCCGGAGTTCGGCCGGACGACGCCCACGCGGGAGTGGGACGGTCGCACGCACAGCATCTACCACGCTCTACAAGCCACCCTGAACCGTCGCTTCAGGGACGGCCTGCTGCTCAAGGGCGCCTACACCTGGTCGAAAGCCATCGACGAGGCCCCGTACTCGGACTGGACCGAGTACCGCTACAACGCGGCGATCGTCTTCGATCGCAATCGCGCACGGGCAGACCACGACATCCCGCACAACTTCCAGATGGCGGCGGTCTACGAGCTGCCGTTCGGCAGGGAGAAGAGGTGGGCCACCGAGGGCCTCAGCAGCGCGATCTTCGGCGGCTGGCAGTTGAACGGCATCTTCGCCGCGTACGCCGGTCGCCCGTTCAACCTGACGGCGTCGGGCTCGTCGCTGAACATGCCGGGCAACCAGCAGACACCCGACCAGGTCAAGGACGACGTCGAGATCTTCGGCAACGTGGGCAGCGACGGCACGTACTTCGATACGACGGCGTTCGCTCGCGTCACCGAGGTCCGGTTCGGTGAGGTGGGTCGCAACTCCATGCGCGGGCCCGGCGTGATCAACCTCGACCTGGGGCTGTTCCGCTCCTTCAAGATCAGGACCTCGGAGCTGCAGTTCCGCCTGGAAGCGTTCAACGCGACCAACACGCCGCATTTCGCCAACCCGAACGGCAACGTCAACAGCGCGAATTTCGGGCGCGTGCTGGCGACGCAGTCCGCGGATGCGATGGGCCGGTCGCGGCAGTTCCGCGTCGGCGTGCGGATGTCGTTCTAG
- a CDS encoding YdcF family protein encodes MKRFLLLLRRIALVALVMWLSACGLLLVIIHYTGTRDEAVRSDLIIVLGAALTDEGKPYKALSRRSEHAAELWKMGYAAMILCTGGIGRSVRIPRSEADGCREVVMREGVPRTAIVLEERSRSTEEQVRNTRDIMVKHGWRRAILVSDSYHVFRARRIFSSMGIHVALSPVPAAKIESPLFYVFSMIREVLALHEQVLK; translated from the coding sequence ATGAAACGATTCTTGTTGTTGCTTCGCCGCATCGCGCTTGTGGCACTTGTGATGTGGCTATCTGCCTGTGGATTGCTTCTCGTGATCATTCACTACACGGGAACACGTGATGAGGCTGTTCGCTCTGATCTGATTATCGTGCTTGGCGCGGCGCTGACCGATGAAGGCAAGCCGTACAAGGCATTGAGCCGCCGTTCCGAACATGCCGCCGAACTATGGAAGATGGGCTACGCCGCAATGATTCTGTGCACGGGTGGGATTGGGCGTAGTGTGCGGATTCCTCGCAGCGAGGCCGATGGTTGCCGCGAGGTCGTGATGCGCGAAGGTGTTCCTCGAACGGCGATCGTCCTCGAGGAGAGAAGCCGAAGCACGGAAGAACAAGTGCGCAATACCCGTGACATCATGGTGAAACATGGCTGGCGACGCGCCATCCTGGTCAGCGACAGTTACCATGTGTTTCGCGCCCGTCGTATCTTCAGCAGCATGGGTATCCATGTCGCGCTAAGTCCTGTGCCTGCGGCAAAGATAGAAAGTCCCTTGTTCTATGTCTTTTCGATGATACGGGAAGTACTGGCGCTGCATGAGCAAGTCCTGAAATAG
- a CDS encoding NosD domain-containing protein, producing MSRTTTIALFAAGVLLAGLSSPAARADVAHDRYYFLSEIGGCSRLAAFLKAVPGTVHANATLVIDQACIATSAIKETLVLPDRFTLAGVGINGEGMLQFSLPENVSAIRFASSPGVVNRMATIRDLTIVGRCCGQTGIDVSNSQFVYIRNVRLQDFAFGLSGNHAFSIFVDGSTLHNNATNIVIGHDTTAWRIRDTVTSQGIIGIQIRSTGRGHVVSGGRVESNSSWGIQVAGAMNVIENTWFEGNGGVTAIFVTGEAQKTRILGNLFSSQLVSDLGTETQMCFNMSFANDSADVNGC from the coding sequence ATGTCCAGAACGACCACGATTGCCTTGTTCGCCGCCGGTGTCCTTCTGGCGGGGTTGAGCTCACCGGCGGCTCGAGCCGATGTCGCCCACGATCGCTACTATTTCCTGAGCGAGATTGGCGGCTGCAGCAGGCTGGCCGCATTTCTGAAAGCCGTGCCGGGGACGGTCCACGCCAACGCGACGCTCGTCATAGACCAGGCGTGTATCGCGACCAGCGCCATCAAGGAGACGCTGGTGCTACCCGATCGTTTCACGCTGGCGGGGGTCGGCATCAACGGAGAAGGCATGCTCCAGTTCAGCCTGCCGGAGAACGTGTCGGCCATTCGATTCGCGTCCTCTCCCGGGGTCGTCAATCGCATGGCGACCATTCGCGACCTCACCATCGTTGGCCGCTGCTGCGGTCAGACTGGTATCGACGTCTCCAACAGCCAGTTCGTGTACATCAGGAACGTGCGCCTGCAGGATTTCGCGTTCGGCCTGTCCGGCAACCACGCGTTCTCCATCTTCGTCGACGGCAGCACCCTCCACAACAACGCCACCAACATCGTCATCGGGCACGACACGACCGCCTGGCGGATTCGCGACACCGTGACGAGCCAGGGAATCATCGGCATTCAGATTCGATCGACTGGCCGTGGCCACGTCGTCTCCGGCGGGCGCGTGGAGAGCAACTCGTCATGGGGCATCCAGGTCGCGGGGGCCATGAACGTGATCGAGAACACCTGGTTCGAAGGCAACGGAGGGGTGACGGCCATCTTCGTTACGGGCGAGGCGCAGAAGACACGCATACTCGGCAATCTGTTCTCGTCGCAGCTCGTGTCTGACCTCGGCACGGAAACGCAGATGTGCTTCAACATGTCGTTTGCGAACGATTCAGCGGACGTGAATGGATGCTGA